A single genomic interval of Zingiber officinale cultivar Zhangliang chromosome 4A, Zo_v1.1, whole genome shotgun sequence harbors:
- the LOC121969667 gene encoding probable aquaporin TIP1-1: MPISRIAIGTTEEVTHPTTLKAAIAEFISTLIFVFAGQGSGIAFNKLTSNGAATPAGLVAASIAHGFALFVAVAVGANISGGHVNPAVTFGAFVGGNITLFRAIWYWIAQLLGSTVACLLLQFTTSMATGTFGLTSGVGVWQAVVLEIVMTFGLVYTVYATAVDPKKGTLGTIAPIAIGFIVGANILVGGAFDGASMNPAIAFGPALVSWNWTHHWIYWVGPLIGGGIAGVVYEIFFISHTHEPLASDY, encoded by the exons atGCCGATCTCCAGAATCGCGATCGGAACTACGGAGGAGGTGACCCATCCGACTACACTCAAGGCGGCGATCGCCGAGTTCATATCCACCCTCATCTTCGTCTTCGCCGGCCAAGGCTCCGGCATAGCCTTCA ACAAATTGACGAGCAATGGAGCAGCGACGCCGGCAGGGCTGGTGGCGGCGTCTATTGCGCACGGGTTTGCGCTATTTGTGGCGGTGGCAGTGGGGGCAAACATCTCCGGCGGGCACGTGAACCCGGCGGTGACGTTCGGGGCGTTCGTGGGCGGCAACATCACGCTGTTTCGGGCGATCTGGTATTGGATCGCGCAGCTGCTGGGGTCGACGGTGGCGTGCTTGCTGCTGCAATTCACCACCAGCATGGCCACCGGGACCTTCGGGTTGACGTCGGGGGTCGGCGTGTGGCAGGCGGTGGTGCTAGAGATCGTGATGACGTTCGGGCTGGTGTACACGGTGTACGCGACGGCGGTGGACCCCAAGAAGGGCACCCTGGGCACCATCGCGCCAATCGCCATCGGCTTCATCGTGGGGGCCAACATCCTGGTCGGCGGAGCCTTCGACGGCGCGTCCATGAACCCGGCCATCGCCTTCGGGCCGGCGCTCGTCAGCTGGAATTGGACCCACCACTGGATCTACTGGGTGGGCCCGCTTATCGGCGGCGGCATCGCCGGCGTCGTCTACGAGATCTTCTTCATCAGCCACACGCACGAGCCGCTCGCCTCCGACTACTAA
- the LOC121969668 gene encoding ras-related protein RABC2a-like: MTSSSSGPGVSCSYSFKILLIGDTGVGKSSLLVSFISNNLVDDLSPTIGVDFKIKHLTIADKKLKLTIWDTAGQERFRTLTSSYYRGSQGIILVYDVTKRETFTNIADVWIKEIELYATNHNCIKVLVGNKADKELERTVTSEEGIAFANEYKCLFLECSAKTRSNVERCFEELALKILEVPELLEEGSAPAKRNILRQKQDQQEANQGGCCS, translated from the exons ATGACGAGTTCCTCCTCTGGGCCTGGCGTTAGCTGCAGTTACTCCTTCAAGATACTCCTGATCGGCGACACCGGCGTCGGCAAGAGCAGCCTCCTCGTCTCCTTCATCTCCAACAACCTCGTGGACGACCTCTCTCCCACCATCG GAGTGGATTTCAAGATAAAGCATCTCACAATTGCTGATAAAAAGTTAAAGCTCACAATTTGGGACACGG CTGGACAGGAACGGTTTAGGACGTTAACTAGTTCTTATTATAGAGGATCTCAAGGAATAATACTAG TCTATGATGTGACAAAGCGAGAGACTTTTACTAATATTGCTGATGTGTGGATCAAAGAGATAGAATTATATGCAACAAACCACAACTGTATCAAAGTGCTAGTTGGAAATAAAGCTGACAAG GAGTTGGAACGAACAGTGACAAGCGAAGAGGGGATTGCCTTTGCAAATGAGTACAAATGTTTGTTTCTGGAGTGCAGTGCAAAAACAAGATCCAATGTTGAAAGATGCTTTGAAGAACTGGCATTGAAG ATCTTGGAAGTTCCTGAACTGCTTGAGGAAGGATCAGCTCCAGCAAAAAGAAACATCCTAAGACAGAAACAGGACCAACAAGAAGCAAACCAAGGAGGCTGTTGCTCATag